One region of Wyeomyia smithii strain HCP4-BCI-WySm-NY-G18 chromosome 3, ASM2978416v1, whole genome shotgun sequence genomic DNA includes:
- the LOC129729184 gene encoding uncharacterized protein LOC129729184 — translation MGNPISPTLADLVMETLLDTVIPLLTFKPPFLKKYVDDLLLALPANQLNHVLETFNSYNEHIQFTYEMENNRRLPFLDMTLIRQENQSIKTEWYMKPIASGRFLDYFSFHPLHHKIKMAKNFIRRVDKLSTNLQNDDKARIIHKQLRLNNYPKALINRLISRMQENITAPQETPSENLEYIYRSIPYIPHLSNRIDKHLKNDYKHIRLAHRNIKTVKQLFTNVKDPIPHEHQSNVIYNIPCKDCSACYVGMTTNMLKTRISGHRTHYNTWDKLLQQGYNETDTQISALKEKTALMHHSITQNHRFDFQQTKIIDRHNKPQALPFLEICHIANTENSINKRTDTEGLNTIYAGIIHSIKNINQNKTDNHDSQSTTTTTQSCTISQTHP, via the coding sequence ATGGGGAATCCCATCTCGCCCACACTAGCAGATTTAGTAATGGAAACACTTTTGGACACAGTTATACCATTACTAACATTCAAGCCCCCATTCCtgaaaaaatatgtagatgATCTTCTACTAGCACTGCCCGCGAATCAACTAAACCATGTATTAGAGACTTTCAACAGTTACAACGAACATATTCAATtcacctacgaaatggaaaacaatAGACGACTACCGTTTTTAGACATGACACTGATAAGACAAGAAAATCAAAGCATTAAAACAGAATGGTATATGAAACCAATCGCCAGTGGCAGATTTTTAGACTACTTTTCGTTCCACCCGCTCCATCACAAAATTAAAATGGCTAAAAATTTCATCAGACGAGTTGACAAGCTATCCACTAATCTACAGAACGATGATAAGGCTCGCATCATTCACAAACAATTGAGACTAAACAACTACCCGAAAGCACTAATAAACAGATTAATAAGCCGAATGCAGGAAAACATCACGGCACCGCAAGAAACACCTAGTGAAAACCTGGAATATATTTACCGTTCGATACCATACATACCACACCTGTCGAACCGAATCGACAAGCACCTAAAAAACGATTACAAACACATACGACTTGCACACCGCAACATAAAAACAGTTAAACAGTTGTTCACAAATGTTAAAGACCCCATTCCACATGAACACCAGAGCAACGTCATCTACAACATACCGTGCAAAGACTGCAGCGCCTGCTACGTGggaatgacaacaaacatgCTTAAAACTAGAATTAGTGGACACCGGACGCACTATAACACCTGGGACAAACTACTGCAACAAGGTTACAACGAAACAGATACCCAAATTAGTGCACTTAAGGAAAAAACAGCACTAATGCATCACAGTATCACACAGAATCACCGGtttgattttcaacaaacaaaaattatagaCAGACACAACAAACCACAAGCACTCCCGTTTTTAGAAATTTGCCATATTGCCAACACAGAAAATAGCATAAACAAACGCACAGACACTGAGGGACTGAACACCATATACGCTGGTATTATACACTCGATAAAGAACatcaaccaaaacaaaacagacaaCCATGACAGCCAATCCACTACCACCACAACTCAAAGCTGTACAATCTCTCAAACACACCCTTAG